TCTGACTAAATAACCGCAGGGCTTATGAGTCAAAACTGGCTTTATCCCGGCTTGCCCTCTCATCGCTTGCAATGCACCAGGTCGTCATTGATCCAGGCGCTGTCCACCAGGCCGTTTTCGCGCAGCTCGTCGCATGCCTCGCTGACCTGCTCGCGCCACTTCTTCACGCGGGTGGAATCCGAACCGCACATGAGCCGGAACGTCTCCAGCTTGAGCGGGTACGGCTCCTTGTGCGTGGCAAAGTAGTCGAACATCCGCCGCGCGGTGGGCGACAGCTTGCGGTACTTCTCCCACACGAATTTCGTGTAGTGGTCGCCGGCGAACAGCACCACCATTTCGGTGTCGATCTCGACCTGGCAGCGCGACGTGCGCTTGCCGCGATCCAGGATGCGGAAGCGCCGGATCAGCGACACGGATTCCAGGCGGCCCAGCCGCTGGGAAGAGAACTGCATCGCGGACGCTTGCAGCCGCGAAAGGCAGTCCTCGGCCTGCTTGTAGTAGCGGCCATTGATCGACCAGCCCAAGTCCTGGCAAATCTCGTAGAACGTGAACGTGACCGGCTCGCCCAGCGGCGTGCGCTTCGCGTATTCGAGCACCTGGGCAAACACCAGCTCGTCGCTGTCGGCGCGTAGCTCGATGCCGGTAAAGGTGATCTCCACGTCCTTGCTGATGTGGTAGATCGCCTCGCGCTGCAAGGCGGCGCGGGGCACCTTCTTGTTCCTGGTCGTGAAGATCGCCGACCGGCCGAAGTCGTTGGGCATGGCCCGCATGTGGTCGGGCCACGGCGCGAGGTCGAACAAGGAAAGCTGCATGTCCTTGATCTGCTGCTTCGTGTGCTTGAGCAAGGCGGCCTGCTTGGCCTGGCTGACCTGCTCGGCCAGCTCGCCGGTGGCACTGGCCGGCTTCTCGGTCGTTTTCTTGGTCGCCATCTGTTGCGTTCTCCGTTCGGCGGTCACGCCGCTGACTTTCTCGGCCAAGGTGTTGACCACGGTTCGCGGCTCGGGCGGAAGGCCCATAGTCCGCGCCAGCTCGGCCGACTCGGCCGCCATCCGCTCGGAGCGCGCCACGGCCGCGCTGGGCGGCGGTGGCGGTGGCTCCGGCGCTGCCGGCCCGTCCGGCAGCTCGAAGAGGGAACCGGCGGGGCGGAAAGCCCCGCCGGCGGTGCCGGCCTGCGCGTTGCGCTCGGCCGCGTAGCGGCGGGCAAGCGCCGTCGCGTCGGCCTCACTCAACCCGCCGTCGATGAGCTTGCGGCGGTAGCCCTGCTCGTCGAAACTGTCCGGCATATCTTCGTCCTCCTAGCATAACGCCCGGCCTGTGGCCGGGCGCGTTTCTCATTTGCCGCCTGGTTCCTTGGTATCCAGGTACTCGATCACGTCGGCGATGAAGTCAAAGCCGTACTCGGTCTGGCCGTCCTTCTCGAACTTCGTCGGCTCGATGCGGCCCTGGACGAACACCTTGGAGCCTTTGCCAAGGTACTTGCCCGCGTTCTCTGCCAGGCCGGCAAACGACTTGATGCGGAAGAAGTCGGTTTGCTCTTTCTTCTCGCCGGCGCGGTCGCGCCACACGCGGTTCACGGCCAGGTCGAATACGGCGCGGGCGCTGTTTTCGCTATGGCGAACATCAGTATCACGGGTAAGATTGCCGATAAACTGGAATTGGTTATGGCTCATGCGTAGCTCTCCAGGCTGTGATGAAGCCTAGAGTTTAGCTAAACCTAATTCCGAGGTCAAGAACTTTAGCGGCTAAAATTTCGAGCCGCCCATGCGCAAGGCGACGCCTTTGTATAACTACATCTTCTTCACGAACGTGCTGCGGCTGCTTGATGAGCGCCACATGACGAAAAAGGAGCTATCGGACAGGTCGGGGGTTTCGATCTCCTTCCTGTCCGATCTCACTACGGGCAAGGCCAATCCGTCCCTCAAGGTCATGCAGGACATTGCCAAGGCCCTTGATGCGCCGTTGCCCCTTCTGCTTGAATCAACCGACTTGGACAAGGACACGCTCGATGCCCTGGCCGGCGGCAAGGCTCCGCAGAGCCTTCCTGCCGGTTTCGAGCGAGTGGCGGCGGTGCTACCGTCGCATCAGGCATTCATCGTCAAGAAGTGGGGCGAGGCCGCCCGCAAGAAGCTCCGGGGGTAGGACGCCAAGAAAGAAAGCAGGGAAGGGACGCGGCAAGGAACTGAGCCAGCAGAAGCCAGCACTTTTTAGCCGCTAAAGCCCGCCGGGGTGGCTCAACCCCCGGAACACCCACAACGCAAGCCATAGGTTCGGTGCGAGGCGCACGGAGCATGCGCCGCGTTGTTTCTATTGCGATCAGCTCGGGACACGATTGAAAACACTCAATCCGTCATTCCGTTTGCTTGCTCGTCAAAAGACTTCGGTATATCGTATGAACCTGTGTAGAATGCGTGCGGTCAGGGCAGCACGCAAATCACATACATGGGATACACGGAATGACCGAACAGAAGCTGGAACACAACACGATCAAGGAACGGGCGAAGAAGAAGCTCGAACGCGACATGGGGCCGGAGCTGTTGGCAGCTCTGAACGATCCCAAGACCGTTGAAATCATGCTCAACGCGGACGGCAAAGTCTGGCAGGAGAAGCTGGGCGAGCCGATGAAGTGCATCGGCACCCTTCGCTTCGCGCAGGCCCAAGCCATGATCGAAACCATTGCCGGCTACCACGGCAAGGAAGTCACGCGGCAGCGGCCGATCCTGGAAGGCGAGTTCCCGCTAGACGGTAGCCGCTTTGCCGGCCAGCTCCCCCCGGTCGTGCCCGCACCGACCTTTGCGATCCGCAAGAAGGCGGTCGCCATCTTCACCCTGGCGCAGTACGTCGAGCGCGGAATCATGACCGCGCAGCAGCGCGATTCCTTGATTGCCGCCGTGCGTGCCCACCGGAACATCCTGGTGATCGGCGGCACCGGCTCGGGCAAGACCACGCTGGTGAACGCGATCATCAACGAGATGGTGCTTCAAGACCCGACCGAACGGGTTTTCATCATCGAGGACACCGGCGAAATCCAGTGCGCCGCCGAGAACTACGTCCAGTACCACACCAGCATCGACGTGACCATGACGGCGCTGCTCAAGACCACGCTGCGCATGCGGCCCGACCGCATCCTGGTCGGCGAAGTGCGCGGCCCCGAAGCACTTGATCTGTTGATGGCCTGGAACACCGGGCACGAAGGAGGAGCCGCAACCCTGCACGCAAACAACGCCAAAGCGGGCCTTGATCGGC
This is a stretch of genomic DNA from Achromobacter xylosoxidans A8. It encodes these proteins:
- the trfA gene encoding plasmid replication initiator TrfA, encoding MPDSFDEQGYRRKLIDGGLSEADATALARRYAAERNAQAGTAGGAFRPAGSLFELPDGPAAPEPPPPPPSAAVARSERMAAESAELARTMGLPPEPRTVVNTLAEKVSGVTAERRTQQMATKKTTEKPASATGELAEQVSQAKQAALLKHTKQQIKDMQLSLFDLAPWPDHMRAMPNDFGRSAIFTTRNKKVPRAALQREAIYHISKDVEITFTGIELRADSDELVFAQVLEYAKRTPLGEPVTFTFYEICQDLGWSINGRYYKQAEDCLSRLQASAMQFSSQRLGRLESVSLIRRFRILDRGKRTSRCQVEIDTEMVVLFAGDHYTKFVWEKYRKLSPTARRMFDYFATHKEPYPLKLETFRLMCGSDSTRVKKWREQVSEACDELRENGLVDSAWINDDLVHCKR
- a CDS encoding single-stranded DNA-binding protein, whose amino-acid sequence is MSHNQFQFIGNLTRDTDVRHSENSARAVFDLAVNRVWRDRAGEKKEQTDFFRIKSFAGLAENAGKYLGKGSKVFVQGRIEPTKFEKDGQTEYGFDFIADVIEYLDTKEPGGK
- the trbB gene encoding P-type conjugative transfer ATPase TrbB produces the protein MTEQKLEHNTIKERAKKKLERDMGPELLAALNDPKTVEIMLNADGKVWQEKLGEPMKCIGTLRFAQAQAMIETIAGYHGKEVTRQRPILEGEFPLDGSRFAGQLPPVVPAPTFAIRKKAVAIFTLAQYVERGIMTAQQRDSLIAAVRAHRNILVIGGTGSGKTTLVNAIINEMVLQDPTERVFIIEDTGEIQCAAENYVQYHTSIDVTMTALLKTTLRMRPDRILVGEVRGPEALDLLMAWNTGHEGGAATLHANNAKAGLDRLAMLISMHPDSPKPIEPLIGEAVHVVVHIARTPDGSRRIQEILEVSGYANGQYATKTL
- a CDS encoding transcriptional regulator; translation: MYNYIFFTNVLRLLDERHMTKKELSDRSGVSISFLSDLTTGKANPSLKVMQDIAKALDAPLPLLLESTDLDKDTLDALAGGKAPQSLPAGFERVAAVLPSHQAFIVKKWGEAARKKLRG